Below is a genomic region from Dehalococcoidia bacterium.
ACTGCGGACGGGGCCGCTCCTCTTCGCCTCCCAGTTCTTCGACCCTGAAGCCGCGGCCCGCGAGGCGCGGGAGCATGGACTCTGGACAAGCCCGGCCCTCGGCGAGCGGCTCTGGCCGACAGAAGAACGGCCGGTGCGGCCCCTCATGCCGCTCCGACGCGGCCACCTGGCCGTGCTGATCGCCGCCGGCTTCCTCAACAACATCCTGCTGGAGGCGGATGGCCGCCGCCTGCTGGCCAAGGGCCGCACCTACAAGGAGCTGGTGCCCGTGGAGTCCGGCGACCCGGAGGTGGAGATCGAACGGGAGGTGCTGCGCACCTCGGTAGTCGCGCTGCACCTGCGCACGGGCCGGTTCGAGGTCATCCACCAGGGAGGCTCTACAGATGATCCTGAGGACATAGAGGAGCGGGCGGCGTGAACCTGGCCCGCTTCATCGAGACCTTCCAGGAGACCATCACGCGGGCGGTGCTGCGCACGTACCCGCCGCTCTACACGGCCCGCAACCGTCACCAATGGGGCTTCGACCTGCGCCGGCTGCGCCGCCGGCCCCTCGGCGCCCAGGGCGACGCCATTCGGGCCGTGGCCCTCTCCCTCCAGCGACACCGGGGCACCAACCTGGTGGGCGAGATGGGGACCGGCAAGACCACCATCGCGGCAGCGGCCGCCCACCTGGCCGGCTCTCGACGGGCGCTCGTCCTCTGCCCGCCCCACCTGGTCCGCAAGTGGCAGCGGGAGATCCTGGCCACGGTGCCGGGCGCTGCCGCTGCCATCGTCCGCACGATCACGGACCTCCAGCGCCTGCCCTTACTCGGAGGCCAGCCGCTGTTCGTCGTCCTGTCGCGCGAGCAGGCGAAGCTCTCGTACCGCTGGTCGCCCGCCGTCGTGGAGCGTCTCGCCGTCGCCGGCCGGCGGCTGCTCCGCGGAGAGGACGGCGAGCCCGTCCGCCGCCTCTGCTGCCCGGCCTGCTTCGCCCCGGCTCTCGACAACGAGGGCCTGCCGCTGGAACGCGAGCAGCTCGAGCGCAAGAAGCACCGCTGCCAGGCGTGCCGCGGACCGCTCTGGCAGGCCGACCGGTCGGGACCTCGCCGCTTCCCGCTGGCCGACTACATCGCCCGGCGGATGCCCGGCTTCTTCGACCTGCTCATTGTCGACGAGCAACACGAGTACAAGGCACGGGGCTCGGCCCAGGGGCTGGCGGCCGGCGCCCTCGCCGAGGCCTGCCGCCGCGTCCTTACCCTCACCGGCACCCTCATGGGCGGCTACAGCTCGACGCTCTTCTACCTCCTGTGGCGTTTCTCCCCCGCAGTGCGGGACGAGTTCGCCTACAAGGACGAGCAGCGCTGGGTGGCCCGCTACGGCATCGTCGAGCGGATCACCCGCAAGGCGGACGACGACGCCTACGAGGATGGCCGCGTGAGCCGTCGTCGTGGCTACCGCACGCGCGTCGTGGAGAAGCCCGGCGTGTCCCCGGCCGTCCTCTTCCACCTGATCGGCAACACCGCCTTCCTCCGCCTGGCCGACGTGGCGGCGGGCCTTCCCGAGTACCGGGAAGAGGTGCGGCTGGTCGCGATGGAGGCCGGACACGGCGGACAGGAGGCGTCGCAGTCCGCCTACTACCACCGGCTTGCGGGCAAGCTCCACGCGGCCGTCGTGCAGGCGCTGGCCCAAGGGTCGAAGCGGCTCCTGGCCGCCTACCTCCAGAGCCTGCTGGCATACCCGGACGCCTGCACCAAGGGCGAGACGGTCGTCGACCCCCACACCGATGAGGTACTCGCCGCTGTCCCGCCTCTGCCGGAGGACCGCCTCTGCCCCAAGGAGCAGGCGCTCCTCGACCTCGTGCGGCGGGAGCGGCTGGATGGCCGCCGAGTGCTGGTCTACATCACCCACACGGCCAGCCGCGATATCTCGCCGCGGCTGGAAGCGTTCCTGCGGGCGGCGGGCTTCCGCGTCGCCACCCTCAAGTCCGACACCGTGTCCGCCGATCGGCGCGAGGAGTGGGTCGAGCGCCGCGTGAAAGAAGGGCTGGACGTGCTCGTGGTCCACCCGCGCCTCGTGCAGACCGGGTTGGACCTGGTCGACTTCCCCACCATCGTCTGGTACGAGGTCGAGTACAGCGTCTACACCATGCGGCAGGCCAGCCGACGCTCCTGGCGTATCGGCCAGCGCTTACCGGTCCGGGTGGTCTACTTCGCCTACCGGGGCACGCTCCAGGCGCAGGCGCTGGCCCTCGTTGCGAAGAAGCTCCAGGCCTCCCTGGCCGTCGAGGGCGAGCTGGTGGAGGAAGGCCTGGCGAGCTTCGGCGACGACGGCGACGACCTGCTGATGGCCCTGGCACGCAGCTTAACGGAGCGGGTCGAGGCCAACGAGGACTCG
It encodes:
- a CDS encoding helicase-related protein, with the protein product MNLARFIETFQETITRAVLRTYPPLYTARNRHQWGFDLRRLRRRPLGAQGDAIRAVALSLQRHRGTNLVGEMGTGKTTIAAAAAHLAGSRRALVLCPPHLVRKWQREILATVPGAAAAIVRTITDLQRLPLLGGQPLFVVLSREQAKLSYRWSPAVVERLAVAGRRLLRGEDGEPVRRLCCPACFAPALDNEGLPLEREQLERKKHRCQACRGPLWQADRSGPRRFPLADYIARRMPGFFDLLIVDEQHEYKARGSAQGLAAGALAEACRRVLTLTGTLMGGYSSTLFYLLWRFSPAVRDEFAYKDEQRWVARYGIVERITRKADDDAYEDGRVSRRRGYRTRVVEKPGVSPAVLFHLIGNTAFLRLADVAAGLPEYREEVRLVAMEAGHGGQEASQSAYYHRLAGKLHAAVVQALAQGSKRLLAAYLQSLLAYPDACTKGETVVDPHTDEVLAAVPPLPEDRLCPKEQALLDLVRRERLDGRRVLVYITHTASRDISPRLEAFLRAAGFRVATLKSDTVSADRREEWVERRVKEGLDVLVVHPRLVQTGLDLVDFPTIVWYEVEYSVYTMRQASRRSWRIGQRLPVRVVYFAYRGTLQAQALALVAKKLQASLAVEGELVEEGLASFGDDGDDLLMALARSLTERVEANEDSLEGLFAGVRQKEQEVEAALQPDDMTPEEPQPEPEPARFLLPERRDSGLSALLGLPLVRAAVRLTPPPNGDQPQEPPAADEPAVEKRAAATVFGSESRGEDPPPPEGQQLRLF